GGATATCTAAGGGGAAACACGATGTTCAGTAAATCAACACACCTTACAATTGGCCACAGAACAATTTATAGTTCTCAATTTACAGAGATCATATGCCTACAGTCATACCTTAGAtagggagagcagcttcacagaagagaacttctgacggcaaatttgaggaaaagttggtaaaccacccttcttaACTAATctgagggtgctgattctgaatattttgttaaccaagctcaattctgagttctacTGTAAGctgcataatcagcattttaacataaaatagtgattatttttgcttattttttcctaaattgggttgatttcaaaagtacctaaaaccaaataaaagtgttctctaaatacatgtttgagcattaaataagcaatactatagtttattaacgtatttaatgggaacatgattacagttaacatgtaataaactcggaaattctaatcaaaacacaaccatattttcTAGTAACAGTTCAGTgttctagtaacactggatttggtatgtgtgcttgcctccatactagagcttgataatgtgctcttctaatatgccattgagcagcatcacttgttggtggtagagcctccgatcctcgacatctagaaaacagagtggctctggcatagtgttgtcacgataccaaaattatgactttgatacaatacctgccataaatatattgatactcgatactgaagcgatatccaaatcctaaaatatctggaaaaggaaggacgcaggcctcctccaagtgtattgagtcatttgtgttgaatttagttcacttttggtcaattctgggtttcaAACTTCttaacttcctacataattattatttttgtagtcagtaaaatagtagtttgtgtgtgattaagtcctttattgtttattatagctcatttatattgtgtgatgttttggcaataaattagctttaaatagccaaagtaggctagatcaaggtcagtgttcaaattactgcatgcaaatcacttaatgctatgcagaagagcctaatctttaggccttCCTgcgtttatgggatttctttgacagttgcaaagggaaaaagtgaagtcttctttgctcccagtgtaatttaataagtacGTTTCAACCACTCTTTGGGTCTTAAACAGATATGCCTacaccattattacattacattacatttggctgatgcatttttaaccaaagcgactgacaacatggtaacagttaagttttaaagcaattctctcaacaattttaggacaatttaaaaacggtacaGTACAGTAAAATAAGTGCATcacagtgagtgctgtttttaaacagttgagtgtcagttcaagacggatggtaagtgctaggatcagcaagacttgttgtaagtggtgctatgagaggatatgttctctaaagagctgggtcttcaggagttttttgaaaatggagagggatgaccctgcccttgtaggaactggcagtgtgttccaccaacgaggaacaacagatgagaacagtttggattggcctgagcgtatctgttgcaatatctgtgtgcattcctacattaggtctatttctttgatagtcaacatcatttgctaccacataacaaataccaaataacaaaacaaaagtttcttacaaactttcctgcatacttctttAATGTGCTGCAGCCAGATGGGTGccctaaagacataactagatcttgagcatctattaccagtgttgaatgagcagtttttgtagtgatcactactggacattccacattgctagacagcacttgagtgaggatgacttatttccacttcacaaataaccatcgctatctgcaatagctacagtacagggacattaatcagtttatagctgaggatttgtcctaggtccacttccctttcagcatcatatgcagtaatgatgcactggagaatgtttctttttgttgcactataaaggatatcttgtctaaattttatttttatttgcaaataatgcaatctccatagcactcttcagcaaccctcaaacatgcacactcttccatttttttgcatggctgggATTTGCatggcttgaatttcccctggggatcaataaagtatctatctatctatctatctatctatctatctatctttgaatgataggaaagagcaccagtgagatgttttaactaggcaagcacagtcgcctttacagtaaaaagatacagtgtaaatcctctgtaaagactgacaactgttcataatagttagtgacaaagtactttctacagaaaaatgagcagtcacttactattctatcaatttatttattatcaaggaatctattttgcttCTAAAGGTCATACTGAATTTGAgctatttcaatttatattttaattttatcttatcttcatttgctacttgagggtcattggggtaattcctgtcctgtcctacagcatatctgatacataaagagtatattaatgccttttttttgcaattcctgtgatatctgatggcaaaaccaaaaagtatgtgaattatgctaattatgctaattagcaagcttaaaactcaaaattgagcttggtaaacaaaatatttgaattcagcaccctcaaattgtgtgaaatagcccctttaccgacttttcctTAAATTTGCCAAaaggactttttctgaacgtttgttagctatctgctctccctctattagAACTGACATGCAGGTtagaactagagaatgtaattccagggaattatgagtgcatgaaaaagcaaaaatggctgctgaatgaaatattgttgaatattgtctaaaagatggaggtcagatagagaaaaaagctgGCGGGGAGTCATAATTGATGACAGCTGCCAGTTGGAATGggtgaacagttaaatagttgagtagtttaaatagttaaattattttatagcgAATTATTGTATTAaggacttattttgaagttgaGGACAGAGGAGTTGTAGTTGATGACGTTGGCGGGAGTTGTAGTTGATGAcgactgacagttgaaatggctgaacagttaaatagttggataatGAAAATGGTTgggttatttaatagggaattattgttgtgagtacttttattttgaaccagttgtgggcagaggaaacagttggcgggtgtcatagttgatgacaactgacagtttgaaaggctgaacagttaaatagttggatagttaaaatggttaaattattagagtgcatgaaaatgcactctattgttatccgaattattcttaatattaatattattattattcttctcctaacgctttttgtgcgtttaatacagcttcaaccgtttaacttagaaacttcattcaaactgcgttgcgtacaggtcttacttatgtgacttcagctatgtattcaactttgtaacttttatactttttaaactattaattaaaaactactaacatttccccattgacttaacattagattatgacatcacaatagcaattagaatcctatgccaggtgttcaggccacctggagccacagggtgtgttccaaacgggagacagctgcctactgcctccctccctacatagagagctgtctcactagacatgactttggattaaatgcatcttttaaaaatgagcgtagcactctagaatctttggttaacactacggtatgacgttagcaaaggcctgacgttaaactaaattagcttacgtaagctagcaggctaacggtataaattagttttacggccggcagatatatcagaccagacgctattaatggttacaacaatggcataatcagatagtaaattgtttatttctaatctgtaatctgcaaatctaagcaaaataagatcacacaaatgacattttaaacagattcagcagccattaccgatgtcatccgccatgtttgtttacctttcacagctgtttcagacgttgccgcaagggattatgggtaggaggcagcatgaagtgtgcatcgatgctgccttcaaaaatgactgttatctgggaattctaagatatcttaaaaggcagcagaatttgttttttcggtttcgaacggcacttgctgccttgctccccagttagatatcttaaaaggcagcaactttacccgtttcgaacacacccactgtctcaggctttaagcatacaatatggctgtattaagactgcagatcctgttcaactgcttcctgtgcccacaactgtttcaaattaaaagtccctttaaactatccaacttttaaactgttcaactgttcaactgttatcaactgttcaactgttgtaactgtcagtcaactataactcccatcaactgtatcctctgccttcaactgtttcataatcattctattaagactacacattctgttcaactgtttcctctctccacaactgttttcaaaataaaaagtccctcgctacaataattccctattaaataatttaaccatttaaactatccacctattaaactgttcagtcattccaactatattaaacctcatctacctagcaaataatttaaccatttaaactatccacctatttaactgcccagtcattccaactatattaaacctcatctacctagaaaataacttaaccttttaaactatccacctatttaacttttcagtcattccaactatattaaacctcgtcttACCTagtcagtcattccaactatattaaaactcatctacctagcaaataatttaaccgtttaaactatccacctatttaactgttcagtcattccaactatattaaacctcatctacctagttcagtcattccaactacattaaacctcatctacctagcaaataatttaaccttttaaaccatccacttatttaactgttcagtcattccaactatattaaacctcatctacctagttcagtcattccaactatattaaacctcatctacctagttcagtcattccaactatattaaacctcatctacctagttcagtaattccaactatattaaacctcatcatgttggttgccaattagcacatcatctgttttaacaatatatttcacaccatgtgttttgcattttcatgcacaagtaattccctggaattgcgttttctagtttaAAATGGaatttacatcctgcatccacagcacagaggcaggctaacgaaacacgattgttgcaaacgtgtatATAATGGCAGCACCGGCGAAGTATGAAGAGAGcatgagactgtatgcttaaagcctgagaaactgacagttgatccagatggcctggccacctggcagaagattctaattgctgtgatgtcataaaggccaatgttaagtctatggggaaattttaataattaattaatagtttaaagtataaaagttacaaagatgaaacatACATAGCACCTAaataagacctacgtaacatagtttgaatgaagtttctacgttaaacggttgaagctgcattaaacgcgttagaagaagaataagaagcctaggaagaacagtacagtgcatttccatgcactgtaataagaagccttggaagaacagtacagtgcattttcatgcactgtaaaaagaagaaatcggataacagtagattgcATTTTCGTGCACTCTAATGAGTACTAGGACAGGTATTGATCTAGATAGGCTATAGATAGATAACGAAGAAATCAAAATTGGTAATATTACTGGCTGTTTGACTGAATGACCTGTAGAATGCAATAATGCAAAAAAGTTCATGATAAAGCATGTGATTCCATCTACAACTCACCAACATCACTTTTTTGCAAAGCCCTTTTCTTCCGGTCTGACAACCACTGCAGCAAGAAAATATAAACAATGGTTAGTTCTGCGCAAAGCCATTGTAAATTCTTTGAGTATCAGCATGAGCCGTGTGTTGACATTGTAACTTAACATAACATTAGCTGGCACTCGAAAGACGTGGAAGCTAGTCAACACAGCTAACGTAGCATGTAAGTCTGATATTCATGAATAAAGTTTGAAGGTTTGAAATCTTCTGGTTTGAATGACAACGCTTATTTAAAAATTTCCTCATTTAACCCACATTTACGCCACTAACATATTACAGCACAATGCAGTACATAACATAACCCATGTCAGGCTAAAGCGTGTTACTGTTAGCTTGCTGCTGAACAGCATCTTACCTCAGGCAGTGATTTTCCATGGCTCAGATTGTAAATCTTCACGTCATTTACGGTGGATACCTGCATGGCTATATTTGtcagaatcacacacaaaccatactGTAATATCTAACTATTGTAAGAAATTGTATTGTTGGTTAACTACAGTGACTTCACTCATGCTTTCCACGTTGAGTCAACAACAGGATGTGATGTGCACTACAGTTGTGGGCCGTGTGAAACACTTAGCAGTAGCCCAAATAGTTCCGCAATTTCGCAAGCGGACAGGTCATTTTTCCAATTTGTCTGTTGTTGGGTGTCTGCGAGGCCCCCTCACAGgggacacacacagcaagcatgtttgtgctgtgtagcagacatgtggactcgagtcatgatttttGGACTTAaatactattcactcgagacttgactcggactttgcctctttgacttgtaatgacttgacatgtctcgagtcaaaaaatacatttcctgatcgtggaccagtcaccccagagatgcTTTCACCTCGCgacgaaaaaacaaaacatagtgGACACAAACAGGCAGTGAGAGCAGTGATCAGTGCTGCTGTTACCACCACACTcatcacgcactgtgtgtagggcaccaagagacagaggaaggaccaatattaaataaatattagctttactgcaaactgatttgcattCTTGTTAgaaaacgtttacaatgtcaaaatgtatcaacagcttgttacataaagatgatacttttcgggtcctctccattaagatccaacttgaacttatgctagcctagtctactccatttaattgagaacgcgtCTCAGCGCGCACGAAAGGGagagaaatgtaggcctatgaagGGAATGAAGGAAACAAAGACGAGATTAGAGGAAATTGCGGATTTATACtcactactgttataaactGTGAAAGCCAGGGCATtttgacataggctgcactcactgtgattactcactgggcttaaagtgacagtgcaccttTTACAAATtagttaaacagcatcacatgtatagtatttaagaaatgaatattttaaaacaaaattactatGTCATTATTATCCTTTAAATAATATAgaagtgttttacttttacctttgtggttactcagtaattttgtgatttatgctgTATTTAATATGCCATATATACGACGGCCAGACATgaagaaaaataatatttttgccatggcgagattaaactcgacatgttgactttaaagtcgacatgtcgacattaaactcgacatttcgagaataaagttgaaatatcatgtcgactttaatctcgacgtgtcgacattaaactcaacattttgagaataaagttagtttggagagagaacgaccgctcgggacgattgaaagggagaaCGAATAACATTGCCGTtttcttcgagtgcaacaatgattagacataggcctacatcatgtggacaaaacataaaacatattaacctccgttgctcagccaaatactttcctgttatcacggagttacaggcgataaatgcgacgGTCAAAAGTAGGCTAAACGTCATAAcgatttattattaatttattgtaggcctattagcctattaaagagtgtttttcatctaaaagTTCAACTTcgtgcttatgcactagacaaGGTATAataagtgctctccccaatcccagactttcaactttattctcgaaatgttgagtttaatgtcaacatggcgactttaaagtcgacatgacatttcaactttattctcgaaatgtcgagtttaatgtcgacatgacatttcaactttattctcgaaatgtcgactttaaagtcaacatgtcgagtttaatctcgccatggtaaaatatttgttgtcttcatgtgtggccctaatactccgtcgtacataTAAGAAGCTTAGTCTTTAGGGAgaaaatttactttttaatcGCAATTAATCttgattcattcatttcaaaatatgaaattaaatagtttttttttttttatcgtttgacagccctaataaaaacGTAAAATATTTAACTGCAGCAATTtactaatgtagcctatgtgacgATTCTTACCATTTATTGTAATTGTTAACCatgaccttggcttcccttatgagtgCCACTGacagacagcctaataaattgtttgcaggcaaatctgtggcctaacacagtgaaatgccatcagtcaaattattacaGTGGACGCCGCAATTTGGAAAAGCAATATATATTtgctgctgtgctgagtgtCTTAGCTATCCGTTTCGTACAGATTACggtatgctcatgcgtataTTTCACAGGTATGTGCAGGCATATATCGTAAAAGATTTCAAGACAGaaccattgaacatattttaatctgtatttagaAAAAACCTACTGTAGATTAGATTGatgtgttaaaattatgatcgatagtctaataatggcataattaagtgaagagtacctgatgacttgttcaggacttggacttggactcgacttggctttgaggtgacttggacttggactcgacttgcccttctccGTCTTTACTTGGGactgacttggacttgactgctaagacttgccaaacagtgacttggtcccacctctgctGTGTAGCCTACCCTCAATTTAGTTGTTTCCCCCATTAGGCTTCTTTACCTTTACCATGACAGGAATCTGGCAAAGACAGCTTCAAAATTGTGTTTAGGCCTACTGAGGGAATTCTGGATCTTTTTACAATTCCACAAATCAGAACATTTAACACACAGGTTTCTCCATAAAACAAATCCATCCAATGTAGGTAAACAAATCCATCATAATAAAGATACCTATTAAAGATAGGTTAGCCGAGGCTACTAACCTAAGTGAGGACACTTAATTACCATATTGTTAAGGTAGGGTAGGCATACAGTGCAATGCATCAAAGCTGACCATGAATTTCAGAAGCCTACACAATAGCATTCCTGAAAAGAATCATGGCACACGAAACACAACACATGGTTTCAACATAGAAACTGCTCCAGATACTTTATAGAGGAAAGACTTTGACTACGTTCAATTCTCATGCTCCCTCCCCTGTTAAAATAGCAATCTGAATGGGTGTGTTCAGATTCATGCAGCGATGGCTTAAAGCTAGGCTATATGAATATGAATGCACCCAATAAGATGGAGCCATAGCAATCAACAAGATAGCTTCCACCTGGAAGATGCATAGATGTTGGCCAATCAGAGCCATGTCAAGAATGTACATTTTGCTATCAAATTCTAGCATGCTCTGAAACCCAAATAGGAAAAACAAGCTGATTTTTCTTTTAAGCTTAAAAGAAAAATCAGCTTGTTTTTCCTATTTGGGTTTCAGAGCATTGTAAATCATCAGAAAAAAATGAGTCAAGGCattttttcaataaaaaaatgtCTCAGTGAATAAAATAACTAAAGTCTATGGCACGACACGAAGATGTGAGCAGGGCTGTGATATTTGCTGAATTGTGGTGTGTCAACAACAGTTATTTTACATACTCGACAGAACATATTTCTTGGCATCATTTTTGAACTGTGCCCTTCAGGTTTTCATCCTACTGATTCACTTGAGAAAGGCATCAGACAAATCCAGATTGAGATTTATTTTAACCATTGTGTTAAATCTAAATGTTAAATATCTACTTAAAAGGTAAACACACCAAAGATGAGAAAAATACAATATATGCACATTTACTAATCATTCTTTAAAAGTCATAATACAAAGTGAAGGTCTCTTGACATCTTAGCTTATTATGAAGATGCAAGATCCGTAACAGTATAGGCAAAATGTCAAGAATTAGCATTGACCCAAAATTGACCATTCTGTCTATTGTTTATCCTTGtgtggaagtgcattttaaattTGGAATGATATTTTACTCAAGATTCCTTTCTATTGTTTTTATTGTGGTTCTACAAGCCTATTCTGTCCTCCTCAGAGTCACAGTCATGCTGTAAGGTTTGGGTGTCAAGGTCACACCAAAAACGGGAGTGAAGTCTGGATCTCCGGCATCCTCAGGCCAGGCAAACTTGAAGCGACGCAATAGAGTGACCATGATCAAGAAGAGTTCCATACGGGCCAAACCCTCACCAAGACAGACACGGGGACCTGCCACATGAGAATGCATAAATGTAGAGAAATGTTTGGAACGTTGATGGAGGGATGTTTGGAGATGTTTGAGTACACAGTCAGGACAAGTGTCTCCACATGCCTGTTAATCATATTCTCTGGCCTACTAATTAGCAAAAGTGAGCAGAAGTGAGTGTAGAGGATATTTTAGGGCATTATGACTCATGCATATTTTGCGTATCACATACTAGCATCTTACCAACAGAGAAGGGCATGAAGGCCTCAGGCTTCTCAAACTCTCCCTGTTCGTTTAGGAAGTTGGAAGGATTGAACTCATGAGGAAACTTCCATTGTCCCTCCTCACGCATGGCAGACCCCAGGTTAGGAACGATCAAAGTGCCCTGTGAGAGAAAGGAGATGAAACCATTTACCATTTCAGTTAAGTTCAGCTGCAGAGATATTTGAATACGATAAATGAAATGAGTTCAAATTGTTCCAGCCATCTTGCCTTAGGGATATGATACCCCAACAGCTCTGTGTCTTTAGTTGTGCAGTGGAACACGCTGAGAGGCACAGTGTTGGCGATACGCTGTGATTCATGGACAACAGCTTGAGTGTAAGGCATTCTGTGTCTGTCTTCAAAGCAGGCCTGGTCTTTGTCCTCCAGAACCTCCTCAATCTCTTGATAACATTTCTCTAAGGTAGCACAGAGACAGTTCACGGTGATCAAAGAGACTAATGCCTTTGTGATATCTGCATGAACTGTGACATAAGTAAAGTTGTTTCAAGAACAAACCCTGAATATCTGGATGAGTGGACAGATAAAGGAAAGCAGTGAGAAGAGTGTTGGAAGTGGTGTCTGTTCCAGCAAAATGTAGGTCCAGGATATACATCATAAGCTGTGGCTCTACAAATGTGGACCCATCTTCTCCTCTCTAGGCAGGAGTGGAAAGGTTTGATGAGAACCATGCAAATACAGATAACATGGAAAATGTTTTCCTGTGAGGGACCCTGTCATGATGCAAACCTTATCCATCTCATCCAGGTAACAGTCAATGAAATCCCGTGGCTGCCCTGGGATCCTGGTCTTCTTATGGTGATTGATTAAATCCATGCTCATTTTCTGTGCTATTGCAGCATTCTCAAAAGCCCTTTGGAAAGGCAGGGGCCAGCTCCTTACCATAGGAAAAGTGTCATAAACCTGCAGGAGAAGGAATATTTGGGTCAAATCTAAATCCCAAAGATGCCATGGTCATAAACATATTACATTGGAAAAAGACAGCATAACATGGTTACTAATACCGTACCATGGCCCAAGGTCCATTGGTAATCTTTGCATTCTCAGTGTAGAGCTTGATAAAAATCTTTAGGGCCTCGTCATTATACTCATAACGTGCTCCAAAGAGAACAGTGCAAATTATATTGGAGGCAGCATTGTGGAACATAGTCTGCGGGCTCATGGATTTTCCTGTAGAAACATTTAATCGATATCATCCATAACATTTTGCTAATTGTTTTAATATTTCAGATCATTTTGAAAATATCAAAGTAAAACGAATATGCCAAAACAAGACTTGTACAACTAAATATTACTCATACCAACACTTTGGTCCAATTCTGCAATAACATAAGAAAGCTCTCCGTAGATTCTTTCTTCCATTGACTGCTTCCCCAAACCAAAGTTCCTCAGGGTCATCAGTGCAAAGCGCCTGTGGTCCCTCCAGCTGGACCCATAGTCTACCAGAATCACACCTACAGAGCAGAAGTAAAGTGTTTAATCAATCCAGtgcagttttgtttttatttgctaCTGGGCTTCCCCAGTTGCAGAGTATTTTTCATAAATGTCGTAAATATCACTCTAGTAACCTTCCCGCTGGATATGGTAAACTGGTACACTCTAAAAACAGATTAGTTGGATTAACCATGATATCAATCAATTTTAACCAATGTCATCGTGTAATATGTGTCCGAATAACAAATTAGTTAGATTGACAAATTGGACTTTAGTTAAGTTTTTAACCAATTTTCATCAGTTGACAAATTAACCTATCCCACTAGGTTGCACTAACCAATTAGATTGTGTATTAAGTGTCCAACTAACTATTAGTCAAATTGACAAATCTGACTTAGTTAAATGTTAACCAATTTTCATTAGTTGACAAATTAACCAATCTAACTAGGTTGTTTTAACCATTAGATTGTGTAATATGTGTCCGACTAACATATTAGTCAAGCAGATTGGTTAAATTTTCAACCAATTTTTCTCAGTTGAAAAATTAACCAATATAACTAGATTGTTTTAACCATTAGATCGTGTAATATGTGTCCGACTAACATATTAGTTAAGCAGATTGGTTAAATTTTCAACCAATTTTTCTCAGTTGAAAAATTAACCAATATAACTAGATTGTTTTAACCATTAGATCGTGTAATATGTGTCCGACTAACATATTAGTTAAGCAGATTGGTTAAATTTTCAACCAATTTTTCTCAGTTGTAAAATTAACCAATATAACTAGGCTGTATTAACCAACAAACTGATAACTAAATAGTTTCTTGACAAATAACCAATGACTTAAGGTATTTTAAACAAGTTTACTGTTTAAAGACAACCAGCAACAAAACAACCCACCCATACACATATTCACCCACCAAAACGAAACAAAAAGCATACAGGCTAATATACATAAGCATACATACAGGTGTAGTCACATACATTTAAACGCATAACCATGATCAAACTGGCATGGTGTTGCCCTCATCTGATATGAACTCAACggatttacacacaaacacatacattacagcacacacccatacatatataaatattcacccacctaaaacaaaacaaaaagtgtaCAGGCTAACACATAACCATGAGCAAACTGGTGCACAATCAGAGCAcaagttgtacacacacacacacccaccactcatacactcccacacacatacatactcacacgcataccctcacatgcacactcatacacacacaggtaaacacgTTCACATACACTGCCGAGTTGTTCCTTGTTTCAGGCATTCCTCATTCTTGGATTTTAGAAGGCCGGCTATATCTGTTGCAGGCTGGagcgacaaaaaaaaaacaaaaaaacaaaatatgaatataaaaGAAAGTAAGCATATATTACAATTGACCGTGTCCATGAATATaattaaggtgctctaagcgatgtttaTAAGCgaaaacatttttgtcacataaAACAAATATCACCTGACCATCaactagctgcctgtcccctgaatacactgtaaaaaaagcgCGGTctctggacagcccaggctccaaacatggccaacaaaaacagcctggtccagcctggaccatgaaacataacatattgttccagccaatcactgaTGAGATgcacgttcaggagagtttcagttgcatgggagggaaggggagcgaggggtgagctagctctctgtttcctttgaatgtcaacagaagtgacgttaccgaacatcgcttagagcacctttaatgcaaACTACTCAGcttgtgtgacaaataaaagcaaCCCCACACTAGCAGCTTAGAAGTCAGG
Above is a genomic segment from Alosa alosa isolate M-15738 ecotype Scorff River chromosome 19, AALO_Geno_1.1, whole genome shotgun sequence containing:
- the LOC125284277 gene encoding cytochrome P450 2F2-like isoform X1, coding for MWAALILLWICVCLVLVQLRTRRPNKFPPGPRPLPFFGNLLEFSVLNPLNDLQRMSDKYGKIFSVFIGSRPAVFLHGVEAIKEALVTKGVDFAGRPQGLMVNDITQGRGVILVDYGSSWRDHRRFALMTLRNFGLGKQSMEERIYGELSYVIAELDQSVGKSMSPQTMFHNAASNIICTVLFGARYEYNDEALKIFIKLYTENAKITNGPWAMVYDTFPMVRSWPLPFQRAFENAAIAQKMSMDLINHHKKTRIPGQPRDFIDCYLDEMDKRGEDGSTFVEPQLMMYILDLHFAGTDTTSNTLLTAFLYLSTHPDIQEKCYQEIEEVLEDKDQACFEDRHRMPYTQAVVHESQRIANTVPLSVFHCTTKDTELLGYHIPKGTLIVPNLGSAMREEGQWKFPHEFNPSNFLNEQGEFEKPEAFMPFSVGPRVCLGEGLARMELFLIMVTLLRRFKFAWPEDAGDPDFTPVFGVTLTPKPYSMTVTLRRTE
- the LOC125284277 gene encoding cytochrome P450 2J4-like isoform X2, which encodes MLRSCKQEGKCCCRQCCDKPATDIAGLLKSKNEECLKQGTTRQCVILVDYGSSWRDHRRFALMTLRNFGLGKQSMEERIYGELSYVIAELDQSVGKSMSPQTMFHNAASNIICTVLFGARYEYNDEALKIFIKLYTENAKITNGPWAMVYDTFPMVRSWPLPFQRAFENAAIAQKMSMDLINHHKKTRIPGQPRDFIDCYLDEMDKRGEDGSTFVEPQLMMYILDLHFAGTDTTSNTLLTAFLYLSTHPDIQEKCYQEIEEVLEDKDQACFEDRHRMPYTQAVVHESQRIANTVPLSVFHCTTKDTELLGYHIPKGTLIVPNLGSAMREEGQWKFPHEFNPSNFLNEQGEFEKPEAFMPFSVGPRVCLGEGLARMELFLIMVTLLRRFKFAWPEDAGDPDFTPVFGVTLTPKPYSMTVTLRRTE